From the Cervus elaphus chromosome 20, mCerEla1.1, whole genome shotgun sequence genome, one window contains:
- the ZNF691 gene encoding zinc finger protein 691 gives MGSEKEQSPEQHLPEEGERGNKPWRVDDSEIPDGDKEPGQASPSEGPQGPRPEEPTQEVAVSAAEPEDLSVPRRPEVDEKPFVCVQCGKTFNNTSNLRTHQRIHTGEKPYQCSECGKSFSRSSNRIRHERIHLEEKHYKCPNCEQRFRRHADLTTHQQDHLGRRPFRCDLCGKSFGQSSALAVHYRTHLEPAPYICCECGKSFSNSSSFGVHHRTHTGERPYECAECGRTFSDISNFGAHQRTHRGEKPYRCTVCGKHFSRSSNLIRHQKTHRGEPAGKESS, from the coding sequence ATGGGCAGTGAGAAGGAGCAGAGCCCAGAACAGCACCTGCCCGAGGAAGGGGAACGGGGTAATAAGCCGTGGAGAGTGGATGACTCCGAGATCCCGGATGGGGACAAAGAGCCTGGGCAAGCAAGCCCGTCAGAGGGGCCACAAGGGCCCCGTCCAGAAGAGCCCACGCAGGAAGTTGCTGTCTCTGCTGCAGAGCCGGAGGACCTCTCTGTTCCTCGGAGGCCCGAGGTGGATGAGAAGCCCTTTGTATGTGTCCAGTGCGGCAAAACCTTCAACAACACCTCCAACCTGAGGACACACCAGCGCAtccacacgggcgagaagccctacCAGTGTTCCGAGTGTGGTAAGAGCTTCTCCAGAAGCTCCAACCGGATCCGCCACGAGCGCATCCACCTGGAGGAGAAACACTACAAGTGCCCCAACTGCGAGCAGCGCTTCCGGCGGCACGCGGACCTCACCACGCACCAGCAGGACCACCTGGGCCGGCGGCCCTTCCGCTGCGACCTCTGTGGCAAGAGCTTCGGCCAGAGCTCGGCGCTGGCCGTGCACTACCGGACCCACCTGGAGCCCGCGCCCTACATCTGCTGCGAGTGCGGGAAGAGCTTCAGCAACAGCTCCAGCTTCGGCGTGCACCACCGCACCCACACGGGCGAGCGGCCCTACGAGTGCGCCGAGTGCGGGCGGACCTTCAGCGACATCTCCAACTTCGGGGCGCACCAGCGGACCCACAGGGGCGAGAAGCCCTACCGGTGCACCGTGTGCGGGAAGCACTTCTCCCGCAGCTCCAATCTCATCCGCCACCAGAAGACACACCGGGGAGAGCCGGCCGGGAAAGAGTCCAGCTGA